A single window of Brevinematales bacterium DNA harbors:
- the pth gene encoding aminoacyl-tRNA hydrolase: MAKNYAKLIVGLGNIGPQYTYTRHNIGFMAIDALAKEYNVKFDIKKKKSALGVAKIGDKKVALLKPQTYMNISGEPVLYTASFLKIPPEDIIVVCDDISLQVGKIRIRKEGSSGGHNGLKSVAYYLKTDLFPRIRIGIGEPPDYIPLENWVLSNITLKEYQILSKTLKVFKKVIEVILFEGIDSAMNKFNGLEPEDYEDILESSDLFSFNLED, from the coding sequence ATGGCCAAAAATTATGCCAAACTAATCGTTGGATTAGGCAATATAGGTCCTCAATACACATATACAAGACATAACATAGGTTTCATGGCAATTGACGCTTTGGCTAAGGAATATAATGTCAAGTTCGATATAAAAAAGAAGAAAAGTGCCTTAGGAGTAGCTAAAATAGGAGACAAAAAAGTAGCACTACTAAAACCTCAAACATATATGAACATAAGTGGAGAACCAGTTTTATATACCGCTAGCTTCTTAAAGATACCACCTGAAGACATAATAGTAGTATGCGACGATATATCTCTTCAGGTAGGTAAAATTAGGATAAGAAAAGAAGGATCAAGTGGCGGACATAACGGACTTAAATCTGTAGCATATTATCTCAAAACAGACCTATTCCCAAGAATAAGAATAGGAATAGGTGAACCACCCGACTATATACCCTTAGAAAATTGGGTTCTTTCTAACATAACACTAAAAGAATATCAAATACTAAGCAAAACTCTCAAAGTCTTTAAAAAAGTCATAGAGGTAATCTTATTTGAAGGTATTGACTCTGCTATGAATAAATTCAACGGTCTTGAACCAGAAGATTACGAGGATATATTAGAATCTTCAGATCTGTTCTCCTTCAACTTGGAGGATTAG